Genomic segment of Falco peregrinus isolate bFalPer1 chromosome 5, bFalPer1.pri, whole genome shotgun sequence:
TCCAGGTAGCAGAAGTTATGTTAATATTGATTCTTTAAAGTAGAATTTATCCTCAGTCTATAGGCTCTTGGTAATCTTGCTTGTTTCCTCAATGAATCCCTTCTCTGTTCTTGCCCTTTATAAAGTCTTGGTGACAAGAGCAAGCACAGCTGTCCTTGGCTTCACAGTTGTACAAAAAAGCAGGatgaaaaattctgaagaattCAGCAAACATCCTTCTCCACTGTACCTACCGCCCCCCTCAAACTAACAGTGTATATACAAAGCACAAGTTTCATCATCTGCAGTTCTAATCCACAGCACATGTAAATATTGCCCATCAGTGCCTCCAAAACTGCATCAGAGCATCTAGTCACTCTGCTTGGGCCTCCTGCATCTTGTGCTTTTCTTGACATGCATGGCAAGCGCAAGGTTACTTTGGGTACATGTGCCTACTCACAGAcccatttgaaaataaaatgggaaggggtggggggaaggggggcatGCGGGAATTAAAAATCAATCTTAGAATCCAGCAGGCTTTAAAAGCAACCAaggattttttcagttttttcaagAGGGATTGCTTCTCATTTGTTTGAAATTCAGAGGCCTTATTATTTAGAGAAGTTTTACCTTTATGTTTTCCAAGGTAACGAGAGGCAAACCTGATAATGCAAACCCATTACTGCTTTCAGGGAGCAATGCATCACACAGGTAATCTCATCACAGGAACACGTAAGCCACTTCCAGCTGACCCATGATCCTCATCTCACAAACGGAGATTTTTTTACAAAGCCACTTGATTTCACATGTTCAATTACcagtttttacattaaaaaacccaacccacctCACTCAAAGGTGGACATCAATGTCCTTTAGACTACTTGAAAAATCTCAACTTTAAAACACAATAGAAAGATTCAGATGACTTAAACTTTTGCCTTCAGCTTGCCTCACCTGGACAGGTCTACGCTGTGGGGCTGCATATACCAAGGTAACTTCCATGGGACGATCTCTCCTCAAGGGCAGTGGAAGGGTTAAGTAACAGAAGGGATCAAAGGTCACAGAAACTTTGGAGCATTTAGGACAAACAAGGGTAGATTTGAAGAGACCATGAAAAATATCCACAATGATAGAATCATTCCTCAGCCTATGATTCTCCCAAGCCTCTTTTGCCAcctcctattaaaaaaaaaaagagagagagaaaaagagtaaaacaaTTAAAAGTTATTTCTCACAAAGACTTCCATAGCATGGCAAGCACAGGGatcaaagaaaactgagaaaaaactgagaaaattgATACTGACGGGTAAGTTTCACAGAAAGGGAGTGTCTACCAGTGCATCCAGCATAACACACCAAGATTTCTTCTCAGTGAAACTAAGACCCTGCATCAAGTCAAACGTAATGTATCTATTTTGGCCGAGTCACTTGATCAGGTATTCCTTGGCGCACACAATGCCAAAAGCATGAATGGAGCCAAGGAGACAGTGACGGTTACACGCTGCTATTCAGGACAGCAAGCTGCTAACGAGATATGCTCCACTCTCCTCCACGAGGAACAgactgctgcctcctgcttctCACAGACAACTGCGGTTAcagcttccaggaaaaaaaaaaaaaagtagaaaaatgaaGGTCCATGTCTTACAGAAAGTATAAAAGGAGACAACTTACAATCCCTTGAAGGCTTTCACAATACAACTTACAAACTCTTTACTTAAGGGCATCTGATCACGGGCATTTGTCTATTCAATGCAATCAAAGGCTCTTCCTAGCATGAGACTTCATTTATGGTACAATACCATGTATTTTGATATATTATATCTCAAGTTAAATAAGTgcatagatacacacacagctGCTAACCAGGATGCTGAGATGGGAACAGAGTCATAAACTCCAACAAGTGCAGTGATAGGGATGCAAGGCAGAAACACGCGTGCATCTCCTACACTGCACGAAAGGAAGTACCCACATAAAATGAAGGCATGGTGGGCATCTTTTCAATCCCACAATTACCAGCATTTCTTCGAGAGAAAAAGAGATCAAATGTACTCCTTGTGGTGTTGCCACATGTACTGTATTaagcaagaaaaggcaagagACATGAAATTATTGCCCATTAAGAGAAATAACAACTAGTCACATACACTTCCTAAAAATCATTATTGTATCTGGCTTTTAGAGGCTCCTAAAGCATTGTTCTACCCAATGTAGTTACTCTGGACTCTGCATTTGTCAGTATGCTGCAGCTGGTTGTACCATGACAACAGGTAAAAGCCTAATCAGGGGAGCGTGAGTTCACTTAGGGAAAGACACTTCACTATTACGTGCCTCATTTTAATGGGAGCACGATGTTTGCCAACTTCAGAGCAACAAAGAAGTGTCTGCAAGGGGCTCAAATATCAGCGTTGACTgggaaacaggacaaaaaagacaggaagaaaaaaacaaacagaagagatttttctggCCTCTGTCAGGAAAATGGCATAACAGAATTACTAGGTAAAGGGGGTAACTGGAGCCCAAGGCTGTTTGAATTCagatataaattaaataaaacgTAAAGTTGCTTTAAGATCAGTGTACCCATTTCCATGGCACCAGAAAGGTAAAAAACCTCCAGTTAAACCTCTTAAGGAGATGCACCAAACACCAGGAATTCATCGAGATCCACGGCTGTGCCAAATCACTTACACCTTGGTTCTCCCTCGTCTTGACCAGTGCTTCCGTGCACCCTATTCAGCCTGGGTTTAAATCTAGCTCAGGCATGACGTTTGTCTAGAGGCCATGAGGGAGCACACATAGGAAATCTGGCCTAACAGTTCATTTCGTCTAATACTCTGCTGTCTACCAGGGGGACAAAATGACTGCTTACAACCCCATGCCCAGGGCGTGTGTTCAAGACCCTTGTCTGAGGGACACCCCTGGCACCTCCACGTGAAAATGCTCCCAGTCCCCTTCAAATCCACATGCAAGTACAGAGGCCTGCACAGTAACCACTCTCCTCAACTTATGCTAAAAGCTGCTGCTCAGTGTACCTGGAAGAAGGCAGACCTGACTAGTCAGGAGGAAAAGTTATGGTAGTAACTACAGCCTACTTTCAGGCAGCTGTTATGCCACAAGATAaacttccttcctttccactgCAGAACCACGGCAGCGTTGTGCCATAAGCACATCTTCCTGCGCACCAGTACAAGAACAGACACTCTGCTGTAAGGCAGAGCAACAGCAATGTGCCACAAGGTGTCATGAAGAGTCAGCTGGGCCATAACTCACGACAGGGTTCTCCGCTCCCAGGTACACTGCTTTGTAGGCAAAGCATTTGTGTGGCCTGTAAGCAAGAAGGCCAGGAAGTGTCACAAAACCCAATTAAACTCCCTGTGAAGCACCACCTGTCCTATCCTCAAGTAAAGGGCACCATACCGAATCAGGTCTGCCATTAGCATCCTTCAGCTCCAAGTAGGGCTTCTTCTTCACTCTGTTCAAATCCTCGTGCAAGCCATCTagaagaaaagccaaaagcTCCTGGGAATCTTGCTGCTGGTATCCTGAAAACTGAGGAGCAAACTGGCCAACCTGTGTCTGAAACACAAAGGCAAGTCAGAGAGGAGTTAGCATTATCTACGtgtaaaagacagaaataaaaacactcATGTCCTGGCTTTTGCAGAGATCAGCTCTATGCTACCTTATGTTAGCAGTACACCACAGCGAACTGGACGTTAACACAGTTAAGGGTGCCAGAATATTTTTCCcaattgttttttgttttcccccctAGTGTTGAGAAGGAAGAATGCATTTAGTGCTGTGACACTAGAAATCTAAGTTATCATTATTAGTTTAGGAACCTGCAAACAACCACTACAGAAAACCTAGCTGCCTGATGCATTTTGTAAttcaatttctgtttcagaaaccTACAGCTGCCATAGTACAGACCTGCTATAGGATAGCACCTTGAAGCAGGTAGACAGCAAGATTGAAAATGCTTGCAGAAGATATTTATAAACTAACAAAACTGGCTTAAAACTAAGATTGAAAATCTCGCCACAGTAATCTCTAGCTATTCTAAGAATCGTGATATGAACCTAAGAAACTTAACAGCCTTAGTtagcaagcagcagaaacaacacaCCCATATGCAGCCTCTTATTTCCTAAGTGCTACGTCACAACACTGCCACTTAAGTGTTCctgcttctaaaaaaaaaacaatagaaaGGGGTCCCACAGGAAAACCAACAATTAGCTGAAGGAGTAGTCAGCCCTAGTGACCATCGCTAGCTTTCTCATAAATACACAGTCCAACAGACTTGCAGAATTATGCTTAGTACATTTTAACCAGTCAAAGATGACAACTGTAATGGAACCCAAACTGAAGGGTTGTTTGTATTACGGAGATAGTTAACACTCACTGTATCAGCAAGAATTGTTAGAAAAGTCACAAGTGACCTGCACTAGGAAATAAAGAGTAATCCCTGTTCCAGtcttaaaacaacaacagcCCACATTAAGACACTTTTATTGATGTCCACTACAGATTCACATACTTCCTCTGAACAGAAGTTTACAGAAAGCTTCAATAGCAGTGAATGATGTGCCAGCAACTCAAAGTGACAGAAATCAAACAATATCTTGTTGTTTCAGAACTACGTATCACTCTACAGAGGACAGATTTCTGTGGTCCATAAGACTTTTGCTCCAAGGTCTCAAAGGCATATACCCTCAACTTCAAAACTGTACCATGCAAAGCCTAAACATAATAAGATGCACATTTACATTAATACCAGGTCATGCTTATTTCATGCATTAGGGATGTTATTCATCCACAACATACTGACATTTCAAACTGAAGCAAATTCTTAGTGTTCcttgatattttatttacattgctCTGCAGTGGAGCATccctgcattttatttaaaacaaaagacatagttacatttttttctaggggTTCATACACAGCTGCTACGTTGCAGTATTCAGCGCAAAGCAGTTCTTTCAACTGAAGCACCGGGAGCATTACATCAATAAACAACATTGTAGACAAGGAGATGCATTTTGCTCTCCACTTCATAACCTGAATACCTCTTCCCACTGATTAAAGTTCACAGCTGGCAATTCACATGACCTTGCCTAGTTTTGTAGCAAGGATCGTGCCGATGCAGCTTAAGCAGTTCTCAGGCTGGAAGGTCATTTATTAAGACATTTAACATTAGGGAGCAGTAACCAACCCCAGGGTATGACACTACTGGCTGGCCAAATTCCTTGAAAagcatttatataaaatgtgAAACAACTCCGAAGCAGTTCTGTCATTACTGCTTTCATAACATCAAAATATGCGGAAGGTGTATTagctttcactgtttcttttgtCAAAGAGCTATGCTACAAGAACACAGAGTACTTACTTTAAACATCCGAGGGGCCACATAAGACTGTCTCCCAGACCAAATCTGTTTAATGAGCTCTGCATAGGCCTCTGCAATTTCTCCTCTCATCCCCAGTGGATtgttctgatttatttcagcttcataTTTATCTTCCAGGAAATAATCAGTCAGAGGAGGTGTATTGCTTAGACACTGAAAAAGCATTAAGAAGATTAATTTACTGCACAGGACAATAAATCTGTGTaccaacaaaataaacccaatTTTCACATCAAAATATGTACTAAGTTATTAACAAAACCGGTGAGGCTGAATTTTTGAGTAcacactcaggaaaaaaacaaagaaaaaaacctattgGGAGGGTGGGATACTATAACCATTGCATCAGAGCATGGCTgaactaaaaaaaccacacccccAAGTATCAGTGTTCAAAAGACTAACAGCTCTTTTCGgaaacaagttttcttttgcaggtgCCACACTGACTGCTCTCCTGTAGAGTGTATTTGCCCCCAGATTGTCAGCTTTCCCTCTGGAACGGTTTCTACTGGTTGATCTAGCTTAAGGCATAAGGctcactgctctgcagctccttgGTTCTCCTTCAGGAATTTCTTTAAAACCGGCATCACATTCTTTGGTGCAGAATAATTTTAAGCATTCACTTAAAGTTACTGCATTTAAGAgttcaggaaagcaaacagcaaacaaccttcagaaaaaaaaaacaacctacaGACTTTTGGAAGGAAGGTATCTGCTTTTCTTATTATGTCCCTCCACATTTTGTTAATTCGTTCTGTAACTCCCACTAACACTTCAATTTGTGTAATGTCTCCTGGTGTAATgctgaagtctgaaaaaaatccaagcctGCAAGTGCCAGAAGAGTACAAGATTGCAATCACAGTCCTGCCAACACTCACCAGTTCCTGTAATTAATGGATGCCGACCTGGTTTTCCACACAGGACTGAGGTGGCAGGGTAGGCTACCTTACCGATGCATTATAGGGAAAGCTGCACAGAACGGGTCAGGAAGGTCTCTAGAGATGTCACATTAATGTTCTCAAGTCTACACCCCTCATTCACTCTCTCATCTTAAAATCCTAATATACGTAACAGTGACAAAAGGAGGAACAAGGGCTTCTCCTAAAGGTGAAACACAAGCTACACTTTGTCCTACAAAGAACCAAATGCCATTAAAAAGAATCCCCATCAAAAACTTAGTGAGTTTTAAAGGTAGGAAGGATACCACTCTATCTGCTCTCCCATTTATATACTTATCATCAGTGTACCACGGTAATGATTTACTGCATTCTGGGAAATCACCATAAACCTCAGCACACAAGTAAAATTAGCACAAATAGTAGATTCCCTAATTCAGTAATTCACAGACTCAAAGCTCATAGCAAGAAGCAACACTCGGATAAGTAAGGCAAGACTTGGATGTGTGAACAAAAAGAGAACCAAGTCTAAGATATGATCAAAATTATTAGGGCTTTGACGCACTGCCGTATCAAGAAAACCTAAACTGGGCTCTTTCTGAATGCCTAAAATGTCAGGACCTGCACCAGATGCCCGTACAGCGCTTCACGCACTAGGTGTAGCTACACAGATGGAACAGCACAGTTACACCTGGCAACCTGGAGAGCCAGGAAAGTGTAGTCCTGCCCTTCAGCCAACTCCACTTTCACTGCCTTGATGTGTACCTTGTGGAATTTATTTCCTATCAAATTGTTCCAGTTCCAATGCCCAGGTGTTAGTATCTTTCTCCAGGCAAGTGACATGAAAGTGCTTATAGAACTGCTACGTTTGACACCAGCCTCTCACTGGGAGAGTGCTGCTGACAAAATTTCAAGAACCTCCAAAATCTAAAGGcagaaatttgcatttgaaagaCTGATGTCTAGAAAATTAAAGCCTACGGTTGATAGAGGAAAGCAATTGGTCCTTAACACGACTAGTTTGCATGCAAAATTGAGGTTGAAGAATGTTTGGATTAAGTTACTTtgacaataaaaattaattgttgAAGTTGTGTCTTAGCTATAAAGTTCAAGAAAACGATTTGGTTTAAGGTTACCATgatacaactgaaaataaagtcatGTCAAACAAAGCAAGGCATTCCAAGTTTATTGTGTATCCTGAATACCACATGCATAATgcattactgttattttaagaCCTGTTCTAGCTTTCAAAGCTACCACAGAGCGACAGAAGTCATTATACAGCACTTGTACCTGTGGTGGGTTGACATTGGCTGGATGCCAcatgcccaccaagccactctatcactctcCTCCTCAGTAGAacggggagggggagaaaataagatggaaaaataccccaaacttgtgggtcaagataaaggcagtttaatgaagcaatagcaaaagtcatacgcatggaagcaaaggagaagaggggaaaaaaaaaaaaaaaaaaaaaaaaagcaagcagttactctctacttcccatcagcagatGATGTTCGgtcacttcccaggaagcagggcttcagtacgcGTAGCGGTTAGTCCAGAAGAGAAATGTCATAAACAGCGCATgccccaccttcctcctcctatCTCTTAGCTTTTGTATCAGAGcagacgtcatatggtatggaatatcccgtTGGTCACTCTGGGTCAGccctcctggctgtgtcccctcccaaggtCTCGCCCACTCCCAGGCCTCAGGCTACTGGGGCTGAtgctgtgtgagcgctgctcagcagcagtcaaAACACTGGTGCGTTATCACCACCCTTCTGGCTCCCAGTACAAAGCACAgcgctgtgagggctgctgtgggctcagccagacccaatacagtACCGCACTACAAGTCTGATGTAAGCAATAGGCAAAGTTCATAAAAATCGGCTCAAaattttttcaatttcttaGCAAACAACTTTCCCTAatatgtttctgcattttttaaaatgaaccaCATAAACCTAAGAGACTGAATTAAATAAGTATACCAATTATTATTAGCTTTGCATAACTGTCACAACCTTAACAGCCCACACAATGACCCTGAACCCTTCCTGGGGCTTTTCATACTCCTAATTTTTCAAGAATCTTTAAACACGGACCCCAGAACTGCATGCAGTGACCTGCTTATGTCACTTATGTAGCCCACACAAGTCAAAACATCCTCCACATCAGCCCATTTTTGTCATAGCACCGCACTAGGACCTTACGTTACAGTTAGCCCACAGCCTTTTCAGAAGTCATGTATTTGAGATCCAGTCCTTCATACTGTACTATGTTTTATAGTACTAACATGCTATGCATAAGCAAAAGTAAATATGAACCAATTTTTCGGTTTGGAGTTGGctggttgttggtttggtggggtttttttccattccaggCACAGTCTCCTCATTGAATCACATTCCCCTTGCAGAGATTTTAATCTATAATCTCTGTGAGACTGatcttttatttaattctaAGAAGGGTTCTTTCCAATTCTTACCTGTAATGCAGAATTCATGAAGCAGGTATTTCCAAGGTTACTGAGTCCGCAGAGTCCAGGCTGTGTCAGGGAAGcgctgtccctgcagctgtaAGAGTTACAGACAAATCCAGAACCTCTGAAAGACAACACAGTGAACTCCACAATGAGTCTATTGAGTCTCAATACTGTTCAAAAGCCACATCAAATACAAGTCGAAAAACTGTTTAATTAAACAGTTTAACCAGCCTACAGGTTTCTGCTGCTTCATAGCCGCCAATACTAAATACCAGGAACGTGAAGCGTATGTGATAACTTTGGAAGTGTTAATTGTTACACAGCATATTATTAATCTATGGCTCATAACACATTAATTTCCTCTGTCTATAAGTACACAGCACACTATCCGAATGCAGCAAGAATCTATACAACATACTGTACGAGctaataagaaaattatgatCTCTGCCTGGAAAGGTTTCTACATTAATGACAGATGGAGAAAAGAATACAATCCCTTCCCTCATACCCCCAGTCCACCCAAAATCAGGCAATGCCCTGGTAGTTAGTAAGCTCAGGAACACACGCTACTTTTGCAAGTGAGCAAGGAACAGCAGAACACAGCGGTTTCAAAAGCAAAGTGTGATAAACAAGTACACAAGAGTAGTAGACCTCCTCACGGAGCACCATCACAGTCCTTTTCTGTACAGGCAAGGATGCACAGGATTATTCACATGaaggatgaagaaacaaaaagaacattCCTGCTCTTACCCCCTGCCCAGGTGGGAGCTGTTCAGTCCATAGGAGTTACTGTTATCACCGTTAGTAATGACAGAGGTGGCAGACACTGAGGAATAAGAACTTGCTGATGATTTTGAAGAGGTAGTAAAGTTTCTGCTAGTTGCAGTGCTTGAtctgggagaaaggagaaagaagtagGAACAGGGCTACTGCTTTtttcacccccagccccacctcccGCAAAACTCCAAGGACTTGCCACATTACAGTTAGTTCCCACACACAGAATTTACTGCTTTGATCTGTGTGATCACACTTCCAAACACTTGTCTGGAACACAAACATCAGACAGAAGTATCAGAAGCAGGAGTAACAGTTTTTGCTTAAAGCAAAATCTGGGTCCCAGACCAAAGGAAGTAGGCAATTTGGATGGCATGAGTGACAGGGAAGCAAGCTTTAAGTTTATGAGTAAACCACCTtgaaacaagcaagcaaaaaaaatcctgaaacacTTACCCAAAGCAACAAAGTCAGTCCTTGCCTATCTGAAACCCAAACCATCACTCAAACAGAACATTAATTAGTAAGAAGATACTGTGGCATCTATCTTCTTGTGGGTGGGCACAAAATAGTTTGTTACTGAGCCTAGCTGATACAACTACAACTTGCAGGCAAAACACACTGCTATGTACATGGGGTGTGCATAGCAATCCTCAGCATTTTGAGACTGGAGATACTAAAACAGATCAAAAAAGTTCACAAGCCCCAAGGGTATCCCTTCGTGAATCCCAGGCTGTTCTACACCACTACTCTCCTCGGCCGGGAAAGAACCAGAACACAATGTTACAAAAGGCCAGCAAGGCACTAAAATCCCACGGCATTCTGTCATAGACAGCTTT
This window contains:
- the USP4 gene encoding ubiquitin carboxyl-terminal hydrolase 4 isoform X5, with the protein product MRTRADIRPRRGSRTDMAAAAEGGGGGAGGARPDPTVQRAELGPLLAMALRPGESWYLVDSRWFKQWKKYVGFDSWDMFGVGDPGFFPGPIDNSGLFSDPETQSLKEHLIDELDYVLVPTEAWNKLVAWYGCVDGQQPIVRKVVEYGLFVKHYKVEVYLLELKLCESSNPDNVISCHFSKADTVATIEKEMRKLFNIPAEKETRLWNRYMSNMYEQLSKLDSTVQDAGLYQGQVVLIEVKNEDGTCPGQHFLAKSSTATSRNFTTSSKSSASSYSSVSATSVITNGDNSNSYGLNSSHLGRGGSGFVCNSYSCRDSASLTQPGLCGLSNLGNTCFMNSALQCLSNTPPLTDYFLEDKYEAEINQNNPLGMRGEIAEAYAELIKQIWSGRQSYVAPRMFKTQVGQFAPQFSGYQQQDSQELLAFLLDGLHEDLNRVKKKPYLELKDANGRPDSEVAKEAWENHRLRNDSIIVDIFHGLFKSTLVCPKCSKVSVTFDPFCYLTLPLPLRRDRPMEVTLVYAAPQRRPVQVL
- the USP4 gene encoding ubiquitin carboxyl-terminal hydrolase 4 isoform X6 — its product is MRTRADIRPRRGSRTDMAAAAEGGGGGAGGARPDPTVQRAELGPLLAMALRPGESWYLVDSRWFKQWKKYVGFDSWDMFGVGDPGFFPGPIDNSGLFSDPETQSLKEHLIDELDYVLVPTEAWNKLVAWYGCVDGQQPIVRKVVEYGLFVKHYKVEVYLLELKLCESSNPDNVISCHFSKADTVATIEKEMRKLFNIPAEKETRLWNRYMSNMYEQLSKLDSTVQDAGLYQGQVVLIEVKNEDGTCPGQHFLAKSSTATSRNFTTSSKSSASSYSSVSATSVITNGDNSNSYGLNSSHLGRGGSGFVCNSYSCRDSASLTQPGLCGLSNLGNTCFMNSALQCLSNTPPLTDYFLEDKYEAEINQNNPLGMRGEIAEAYAELIKQIWSGRQSYVAPRMFKTQVGQFAPQFSGYQQQDSQELLAFLLDGLHEDLNRVKKKPYLELKDANGRPDSEVAKEAWENHRLRNDSIIVDIFHGLFKSTLVCPKCSKVSVTFDPFCYLTLPLPLRRDRPMEVTLVYAAPQRRPVQV